One window of Nocardia nova SH22a genomic DNA carries:
- a CDS encoding F0F1 ATP synthase subunit C, which translates to MAADPAIVQGALIGGGLIMAGGAIGAGIGDGLAGSALINGVTRQPEAEGRLRGNFFLTVGLVEAAYFINLAFMALFVFATPGK; encoded by the coding sequence ATGGCAGCAGATCCAGCAATCGTCCAGGGCGCCCTCATCGGCGGCGGTCTCATCATGGCCGGTGGCGCCATCGGCGCGGGTATCGGTGACGGTCTCGCCGGTTCGGCACTGATCAACGGTGTCACCCGGCAGCCCGAGGCCGAGGGCCGGTTGCGCGGTAACTTCTTCCTGACCGTGGGTCTGGTCGAGGCGGCGTACTTCATCAACCTCGCGTTCATGGCTCTGTTCGTCTTCGCCACTCCCGGTAAGTAA
- the atpB gene encoding F0F1 ATP synthase subunit A — protein sequence MSSTFATMILAEDEPKIEVGHHATAELWGLTFNVDTIISTAVAAVIVIALAIFLRVKITSGVPNGVQLFFETITVQMRGQVESAIGMRIAPFVLPLAVTLFTFILLSNWISVLPMQYGRGEFIFPPASDVNFVYALALFVFVFYHAAGIKRRGPLTHVKQLLKGHTGWGPMVIINIIEEIAKPLSLSLRLFGNMFAGGVMVAVIALFPYWIAWGPNAIWKMFDLFVGAIQAFIFSLLTVLYFSQSMTLEHENH from the coding sequence ATGAGCAGCACTTTCGCGACAATGATCCTGGCCGAGGATGAGCCGAAGATCGAAGTGGGGCACCACGCCACCGCCGAGTTGTGGGGACTGACGTTCAACGTCGACACCATCATCTCGACCGCGGTCGCCGCCGTGATCGTCATCGCCCTCGCGATCTTCCTCCGGGTGAAGATCACCTCCGGCGTACCGAACGGCGTGCAGCTGTTCTTCGAAACCATCACCGTGCAGATGCGGGGGCAGGTGGAATCCGCGATCGGAATGCGGATCGCCCCGTTCGTATTGCCGCTGGCGGTAACGCTTTTCACGTTCATTCTGCTGTCGAACTGGATATCGGTACTGCCGATGCAGTACGGGCGCGGTGAATTCATCTTCCCGCCCGCCTCCGACGTCAACTTCGTCTATGCCCTGGCATTGTTCGTCTTCGTCTTCTATCACGCGGCGGGCATCAAACGACGTGGTCCGCTGACGCATGTGAAGCAGTTGTTGAAGGGGCACACGGGCTGGGGACCGATGGTGATCATCAACATCATCGAGGAGATCGCGAAACCGCTGTCGTTGTCACTGCGATTGTTCGGCAATATGTTCGCCGGTGGCGTTATGGTCGCGGTGATCGCGTTGTTCCCGTACTGGATCGCCTGGGGGCCGAACGCCATCTGGAAGATGTTCGACTTGTTCGTCGGCGCCATCCAGGCGTTCATCTTCTCGCTTTTGACCGTCCTCTACTTCAGTCAGTCCATGACGCTGGAGCACGAAAACCACTGA
- a CDS encoding glycosyltransferase family 4 protein — MVAPPYFEVPPAGYGGVEAVVAQLADALVARGHQVTLLGAGRPGTTARFIPVWDDILAERLGDPFPEVLNALKVRRIITELASTERIDVVHDHTFAGPLNAPMYSALGIPTVVTVHGPVDGEAQEYYSSLTDTAQFVAISDRQRSLAENLNWVGRVYNTVRPAEWPFQTRKQDFALFLGRYAPYKGPHLALHAAHESGIPLVLAAKMNEPPEKAYFESAVRPLLRETDFVFGEADQIAKRLLLASARCLLFPIRWEEPFGIVMIEAMACGTPVVALRGGAVEEVVEHGVTGFICDDPAELPAAIAAVDEIDPAACRRRVVERFSVDQLGAGYEAAYYAAIGKNAAGALSMAEGALTLPLSAIGNG, encoded by the coding sequence ATGGTCGCACCACCGTATTTCGAAGTGCCGCCGGCGGGTTACGGCGGGGTCGAAGCCGTGGTGGCTCAACTGGCGGACGCATTGGTCGCACGCGGACATCAGGTCACCCTGCTGGGGGCCGGTCGTCCCGGGACCACTGCACGATTCATTCCCGTATGGGACGACATCCTCGCCGAACGCCTCGGCGATCCGTTCCCGGAGGTGCTCAACGCGCTCAAGGTCCGGCGCATCATCACCGAACTGGCGAGCACCGAACGCATCGATGTCGTGCACGATCACACCTTCGCGGGGCCGTTGAACGCCCCGATGTACTCCGCTCTCGGCATTCCGACCGTCGTCACGGTGCACGGCCCGGTCGACGGCGAGGCCCAGGAGTACTACAGCTCGCTCACCGACACCGCGCAGTTCGTCGCCATCAGCGATCGGCAGCGGTCGCTGGCGGAGAATCTGAACTGGGTCGGGCGGGTCTACAACACCGTGCGGCCGGCCGAATGGCCGTTCCAGACGCGTAAGCAGGATTTCGCCCTCTTCCTCGGGCGCTACGCCCCGTACAAGGGGCCCCATCTGGCACTGCACGCCGCACACGAGTCGGGAATCCCGCTGGTGCTGGCGGCGAAGATGAACGAACCGCCGGAGAAGGCGTACTTCGAATCCGCGGTACGGCCACTGCTGCGGGAGACCGACTTCGTCTTCGGCGAGGCCGATCAGATCGCCAAGCGGCTGCTGCTCGCGTCCGCGCGCTGCCTGCTGTTCCCGATTCGCTGGGAGGAGCCGTTCGGCATCGTCATGATCGAGGCGATGGCGTGCGGGACGCCCGTGGTGGCCCTGCGCGGCGGTGCGGTCGAGGAAGTGGTCGAACACGGCGTCACCGGCTTCATCTGCGACGATCCCGCCGAACTGCCGGCGGCCATCGCCGCGGTGGACGAGATCGATCCGGCCGCGTGCCGCCGCCGGGTGGTGGAGCGTTTCTCGGTCGATCAGCTGGGCGCCGGTTACGAGGCCGCCTATTACGCCGCGATCGGCAAGAACGCCGCAGGGGCGCTGTCCATGGCGGAGGGCGCGTTGACCCTGCCGCTGTCGGCCATCGGAAACGGTTGA
- a CDS encoding NAD(P)H-binding protein — MIVVTGATGNVGRPLVATLAAAGAKVRAVSRAVTAADVPDGVEYVRGDLARAGDLTAAFDGAESLFLLTSGEFLGTGGDLGEVMTAARAGGVRRVVLLSSQGVGTGDHPSDLEDSVKQSGVEWTMLRPGNFASNALQWADSVRTERVIAAPFADAAFPLIDPEDIAAVAAAVLLGDGHDGKIYELTGPVAISPRQQAEAIGDAVGEPVRFVEETRAEATARMVRFMPEPVVEATLNILSSPGALGQVRPDVERILGRPARSFGDWVARNVAAFR, encoded by the coding sequence ATGATCGTGGTAACCGGAGCGACGGGTAATGTCGGACGGCCGTTGGTGGCGACACTGGCGGCGGCCGGTGCGAAGGTTCGCGCCGTCTCGCGCGCGGTGACCGCCGCGGACGTACCGGACGGCGTCGAATATGTGCGAGGCGACCTCGCTCGCGCGGGTGATCTCACCGCCGCCTTCGATGGGGCCGAGTCGCTGTTCCTGCTGACTTCCGGCGAATTCCTCGGTACCGGAGGCGATCTCGGCGAGGTGATGACGGCGGCGCGGGCCGGAGGCGTTCGACGGGTGGTGCTGCTGTCCTCCCAGGGCGTCGGCACCGGCGATCACCCTTCCGATCTGGAGGACAGCGTGAAGCAATCCGGCGTGGAGTGGACGATGCTGCGACCGGGCAACTTCGCGTCCAATGCCTTGCAGTGGGCCGACTCGGTCCGCACCGAGCGCGTGATCGCGGCGCCCTTCGCCGACGCAGCGTTCCCGTTGATCGACCCCGAGGACATCGCCGCCGTGGCGGCCGCGGTCCTGCTCGGCGACGGTCACGACGGCAAGATCTACGAACTGACCGGACCGGTTGCGATCTCGCCCCGGCAGCAGGCCGAGGCGATCGGGGACGCGGTGGGCGAACCGGTGCGGTTCGTCGAGGAGACCCGAGCGGAGGCCACGGCGCGGATGGTGCGATTCATGCCCGAGCCGGTCGTGGAGGCGACGCTGAACATCCTGAGTTCACCCGGGGCGCTGGGGCAGGTCCGCCCGGATGTCGAACGGATTCTGGGTCGCCCCGCCCGCTCGTTCGGTGACTGGGTCGCGCGCAATGTCGCGGCCTTCCGCTGA
- a CDS encoding AraC family transcriptional regulator translates to MSVRMMVAVGAAHGFAESLLLAGTGIAPADLSDEDLRIWPDQEFAVARNLVRAAGDRPGLGVETAAQATLGKAGLVGLAALASATMADVLAIAVRYQDLVSVAARYDLVDAGGDEVALVADGSAIPDDLRGYFLEREVALIFVAGRALDVEIPGVRLELELDVDRAAALAEIATVERIVPGSSRTALVLPRRFLELTMPHADSHTASLIERQCRDALQVLLDGGWKLSTLVRERLLRDPGTVPSMAEVAAELHINVRTLRRQLTAEGASFRGLLNTVRENTASELLRAGATVEDVARRLGYAETANFTHAFTRWMGMSPRAYRQSQSRDR, encoded by the coding sequence GTGAGTGTGCGCATGATGGTCGCTGTCGGCGCGGCGCACGGATTCGCGGAATCCCTGTTATTGGCGGGCACCGGAATCGCGCCCGCCGATCTGTCCGATGAAGACCTGCGAATTTGGCCGGATCAGGAATTCGCGGTCGCGCGCAATCTCGTTCGCGCGGCGGGCGATCGGCCCGGCCTCGGGGTGGAAACCGCCGCACAGGCCACCCTCGGCAAGGCGGGGCTGGTCGGCCTGGCGGCCCTGGCCAGCGCGACCATGGCCGATGTCCTCGCCATCGCGGTCCGCTACCAGGACCTGGTCTCGGTGGCGGCGCGCTACGACCTGGTCGATGCCGGCGGTGACGAGGTCGCCCTGGTCGCCGACGGTTCGGCGATACCCGACGACCTGCGCGGATACTTCCTGGAGCGAGAGGTCGCGCTGATCTTCGTGGCCGGGCGCGCACTCGATGTCGAGATACCCGGGGTGCGTTTGGAACTGGAGCTGGACGTCGACCGCGCGGCCGCGCTGGCCGAGATCGCGACGGTCGAGCGCATCGTGCCGGGCAGCTCGCGCACGGCACTGGTCCTGCCGCGCCGATTCCTGGAATTGACCATGCCGCACGCGGATTCACATACCGCGAGCCTGATCGAACGGCAGTGCCGGGACGCGCTGCAGGTGCTGCTGGACGGTGGCTGGAAGCTGTCGACGCTGGTTCGCGAGCGGCTGCTGCGCGATCCCGGCACGGTGCCGTCGATGGCCGAAGTGGCCGCCGAACTGCACATCAACGTGCGCACCCTGCGCCGCCAGCTCACCGCCGAGGGCGCCAGTTTCCGCGGCCTGCTCAACACCGTGCGGGAGAACACCGCATCGGAGCTGCTCCGGGCCGGTGCGACGGTCGAGGATGTGGCGCGGCGGCTGGGCTATGCGGAGACGGCGAATTTCACCCACGCCTTCACCCGATGGATGGGTATGTCGCCGCGGGCCTACCGGCAGTCGCAGAGCCGCGACCGATAG
- a CDS encoding ATP synthase subunit I: MSIDKLRLRRAGIMVAAFGVLALAVTGPLDRLLLGVFICIGLGLGWLNAQLTLRSVTRITRSESPNKQLLALTTASRLIVLTVLAIIVAFLTRPDGVGIFFGLALFQVILVLHTVVPEWRGLRQQS, translated from the coding sequence GTGAGTATCGACAAACTGCGGTTACGCCGTGCGGGCATTATGGTAGCCGCATTCGGCGTTCTGGCTTTGGCGGTGACGGGTCCATTGGACCGGTTGCTGCTGGGTGTATTCATTTGTATCGGGCTGGGTTTGGGGTGGCTCAACGCGCAACTGACCCTGCGGTCGGTCACGCGGATCACTCGTTCGGAATCGCCGAATAAGCAGCTGCTGGCGCTGACGACGGCCAGTCGGCTGATCGTGCTCACCGTGCTGGCGATCATCGTCGCGTTCCTGACCCGTCCGGATGGTGTCGGCATCTTCTTCGGGCTGGCGTTGTTCCAGGTCATCCTCGTCTTGCATACCGTTGTGCCCGAGTGGAGAGGGCTCCGTCAGCAGTCATGA
- a CDS encoding MarR family winged helix-turn-helix transcriptional regulator: protein MSAEGSAGAEPDDAVAEVMRQWARTVPDLDLSPIAVIGRINRCSALLQQVTDAPLGDEELTRPEFDILLALRRVGGELTPGRLARETFASPAAVTKRLRGLEQRGLIGRRADTRDRRVSHIALSAEGRAVLDRLMPRQLAYEAGLLSVIPDDDRRELSRILAEVLARWEGRFGGLPR, encoded by the coding sequence ATGAGTGCCGAAGGGTCCGCCGGGGCCGAACCCGATGACGCCGTTGCCGAGGTCATGCGGCAGTGGGCACGGACCGTACCCGATCTGGATCTGAGCCCGATCGCGGTGATCGGCCGCATCAACCGGTGCTCGGCGCTGTTGCAGCAGGTCACCGACGCCCCGCTCGGTGACGAGGAATTGACGCGACCGGAGTTCGACATCCTGCTGGCCCTGCGCCGGGTCGGCGGTGAGCTGACTCCCGGCCGACTGGCTCGCGAGACCTTCGCCTCCCCGGCGGCGGTCACCAAACGACTGCGCGGCCTCGAACAGCGCGGTCTGATCGGGCGCCGGGCCGATACGAGGGATCGCCGGGTCTCGCATATCGCGCTCAGCGCCGAGGGACGCGCGGTCCTCGATCGGCTGATGCCGCGCCAGCTGGCCTACGAGGCCGGACTGCTGTCGGTGATACCGGACGACGACCGGCGCGAGCTGTCCCGGATCCTGGCCGAGGTGCTGGCCCGCTGGGAGGGGCGCTTCGGCGGGCTGCCCCGGTGA
- a CDS encoding ATP synthase F0F1 subunit delta, which yields MIHTNGGVLAAGGYEITFDWPVFFSQLFGFAVIIFVFVKWIWPPLKRLMAKSQDAIAKQLEDSDHAATQLEQAKQSYENALTEAHTELEQIRADARADAEFIVAQMREAAAAEVERVRRQGRDQIAQLRRQMVRDLETDLAAAMLAITEEKVRDQVDTPEAKSESIERFLEDLEILANSSPPIKRQAQPGWN from the coding sequence ATGATTCACACCAACGGCGGAGTTCTCGCCGCCGGCGGATACGAGATCACCTTCGATTGGCCGGTCTTCTTCAGCCAGCTGTTCGGCTTCGCGGTCATCATCTTCGTCTTCGTGAAATGGATTTGGCCGCCGCTGAAACGGCTGATGGCCAAGAGTCAGGACGCGATCGCCAAACAGCTCGAGGACAGCGACCACGCCGCCACGCAGTTGGAGCAGGCCAAGCAGTCCTACGAGAACGCCCTGACCGAGGCGCACACCGAACTCGAGCAGATCCGCGCCGATGCGCGCGCCGATGCCGAATTCATCGTGGCGCAGATGCGGGAGGCGGCCGCGGCGGAGGTCGAGCGGGTGCGGCGGCAGGGGCGCGATCAGATCGCGCAGCTGCGTCGCCAGATGGTGCGCGATCTGGAAACGGATCTCGCGGCCGCGATGCTCGCCATCACCGAGGAGAAGGTGCGCGACCAGGTCGACACCCCGGAGGCGAAATCCGAGAGTATCGAACGGTTCCTGGAGGACCTGGAGATCCTCGCCAACTCCTCCCCGCCGATCAAACGCCAAGCACAACCCGGCTGGAACTGA
- a CDS encoding winged helix-turn-helix transcriptional regulator, which yields MTGNTAWQPGDDVTPETACPIAPVVEVVFSRWTTPILWVLHQHGPQRFVELQRMIATITPKVLTERLRQLERDGLLTRTYYPEVPPRVVYEISDLGRSLSPLFAALADWSPNLDQVHRARDVYDAEKAARQRR from the coding sequence GTGACGGGAAACACAGCCTGGCAGCCGGGGGATGACGTGACTCCGGAGACCGCATGCCCCATCGCGCCCGTGGTCGAGGTGGTCTTCAGCCGCTGGACCACGCCGATCCTGTGGGTGCTGCACCAGCACGGCCCGCAGCGATTCGTCGAACTCCAGCGCATGATCGCCACGATCACCCCGAAGGTGCTCACCGAGCGACTGCGCCAGCTGGAGCGAGACGGATTGCTCACGCGCACTTACTATCCGGAGGTACCACCCCGCGTCGTCTACGAGATCAGCGACCTCGGCCGCAGCCTGTCACCGCTGTTCGCGGCCCTCGCCGACTGGTCGCCCAACCTCGACCAGGTCCACCGGGCCCGTGATGTGTACGACGCCGAAAAGGCTGCGCGCCAACGGCGTTGA
- a CDS encoding F0F1 ATP synthase subunit B — protein sequence MSARTDVEADGNFLIPNGTFFVELIIFLIVLGVIWFFVVPPIRKVLTEREERVEATTANAKEAKQVFAEAEAKYQTALEQARTEAADIRNEARAQGRAIMDDLRTQAQAEVDGIVAESAGHLQAEADRVKAELRLEVEPLAQSLADQVVGDSRHAGTAGRRRGRES from the coding sequence ATGTCCGCGCGAACCGATGTGGAGGCCGATGGGAACTTCCTCATTCCCAACGGCACCTTCTTCGTCGAGCTGATCATCTTCCTGATCGTGCTCGGAGTCATCTGGTTCTTCGTTGTTCCGCCGATCCGCAAGGTGCTGACCGAACGCGAGGAGCGGGTCGAGGCGACCACCGCCAACGCCAAAGAGGCGAAACAGGTGTTCGCCGAGGCCGAGGCGAAATATCAGACGGCCCTGGAACAGGCCCGTACCGAGGCGGCGGATATCCGCAACGAGGCGCGGGCGCAGGGCCGGGCGATCATGGACGATCTGCGCACGCAGGCGCAGGCGGAGGTCGACGGCATCGTCGCCGAATCCGCCGGTCATCTGCAGGCGGAGGCCGACCGTGTCAAAGCCGAGCTGCGACTCGAGGTCGAGCCGTTGGCCCAATCGCTCGCCGATCAGGTGGTCGGTGACAGTCGGCACGCCGGTACCGCCGGTCGCAGGAGGGGACGGGAGTCGTAA
- a CDS encoding NAD-dependent protein deacetylase — protein MPDLVTTPAERAAEVLAGRRIVVLTGAGVSTDSGIPDYRGPDSPPRTPMTYQQFVGDPVFRQRYWARNHVGWRRMDAARPNTGHRMLARLERGGAVTGLITQNVDLLHTKAGHRRVIDLHGSYAQVRCLSCDDLTSRMTLADRLEAANPGFAESATASGIEVAPDADAVVDDTADFRMVDCARCGGMLKPDIVYFGENVPKDRVAAAFSLVDAADAILVAGSSLTVMSGLRFVRHAAKRGKPIVIVNRGRTRGDELATVRMDSGCSATLTALAETLAPISDTASVRSPVGTAASRHVPAPTGSAPLPSRRPAR, from the coding sequence GTGCTGACCGGGGCCGGAGTGTCCACCGACAGCGGGATCCCGGACTACCGGGGCCCGGACTCTCCGCCGCGCACGCCGATGACCTATCAGCAGTTCGTCGGCGATCCGGTGTTCCGGCAGCGCTACTGGGCGCGCAATCACGTCGGCTGGCGGCGGATGGACGCGGCCCGGCCGAATACGGGCCACCGGATGCTGGCGCGGCTGGAACGCGGCGGCGCGGTCACCGGTCTCATCACCCAGAATGTCGATCTGCTGCACACCAAGGCGGGCCATCGCCGCGTGATCGATCTGCACGGCAGCTACGCCCAGGTGCGGTGCCTGTCCTGCGATGACCTGACCTCCCGGATGACCCTCGCCGACCGGCTGGAGGCCGCCAATCCCGGATTCGCCGAATCGGCGACCGCCAGCGGTATCGAGGTGGCGCCCGACGCGGATGCGGTGGTCGACGACACAGCGGACTTCCGCATGGTCGACTGCGCGCGCTGCGGCGGCATGTTGAAGCCCGATATCGTCTACTTCGGCGAGAACGTTCCCAAAGATCGAGTGGCCGCGGCATTCTCGCTGGTCGACGCCGCCGACGCGATCCTGGTCGCGGGCTCCTCGCTGACGGTGATGTCCGGGCTGCGTTTCGTGCGGCACGCGGCGAAGCGCGGTAAACCGATCGTGATCGTCAATCGCGGGCGGACCCGAGGCGACGAATTGGCCACCGTGCGAATGGATTCCGGTTGCTCGGCGACCCTCACCGCACTGGCGGAGACGCTCGCGCCGATCAGTGATACAGCGTCGGTTCGATCACCAGTCGGAACAGCGGCGAGTCGACACGTACCGGCGCCAACCGGGTCGGCGCCGTTGCCGAGTCGTCGCCCGGCGCGCTGA
- a CDS encoding FUSC family protein, which yields MPHPTALSPAGIRHASRVLSLRGVFRMRPVADTWYQSALCAVIAIGVPEIVLLATGQVQLAFYTSAGGLCAVYAHGMPYAARARTLAWVVAGMVTGTAVALIASALIDSAFLRVAVIAVLAGLYKLICDASRMGPPGNIIFTFVVSSAAFVPQRAGQLPGHIGLILLGGVLAWCVCMAPALVRPHGPQRMAVARAVEAVARLLRVPVGDPGLARARHDAAVAVQAGWNALARVPSTTRTVPQLTALAGLLARAETLAATTRPSGRPDTLHPAVDGTVADRNSDAGRPTARDGLPVRPDGMAPGRDRIADSPHGLVAAPDPAETAAGAESLERYGRELRRGRPVPRIARVAAEESEIRGIALGRPSTPRGTAVRRVLRSFRPGAAELPLAARVTVGSAAAGWISLALGVDRPYWAVMTAAVLIVANTALSWQRTVQRVLGNLVGVGLFAAAAPWIHSPVTLVALALTCQVVVEATISRNYWVASVFITPMALAMVEFANPRPAAELGMDRWLDTCVGAVVAVVICFVIPNRRVADRVATALRDLDTAIGGARRAVESGRGDGSDRARLAAALIEVRTSADTAAGEWWSGPLPDERIVATERVGHQLLDRLPVRSLATVAA from the coding sequence ATGCCGCATCCCACCGCACTCTCGCCCGCCGGTATCCGCCACGCCTCGCGGGTGCTGTCGTTGCGCGGAGTGTTCCGGATGCGCCCGGTGGCCGACACCTGGTATCAATCGGCGCTGTGCGCGGTGATAGCCATCGGTGTGCCGGAGATCGTGCTGCTGGCCACCGGTCAGGTGCAGCTGGCCTTCTACACCAGCGCCGGTGGACTGTGCGCCGTGTACGCGCACGGTATGCCCTATGCCGCCCGCGCCCGGACACTCGCGTGGGTCGTCGCCGGTATGGTCACCGGCACCGCGGTCGCGTTGATCGCCTCGGCGCTGATCGACTCCGCGTTCCTCCGCGTCGCCGTGATCGCGGTCCTCGCCGGGCTCTACAAACTGATCTGCGACGCCTCCCGGATGGGCCCGCCCGGGAACATCATCTTCACCTTCGTGGTGTCCAGTGCCGCCTTCGTGCCACAGCGCGCCGGACAGCTCCCCGGCCATATCGGCCTCATCCTGCTGGGCGGCGTGCTGGCGTGGTGCGTATGTATGGCCCCCGCGCTGGTGCGCCCGCACGGACCGCAGCGGATGGCGGTGGCGCGCGCGGTCGAGGCGGTCGCCCGGTTGCTGCGCGTTCCGGTCGGGGATCCCGGCCTCGCGCGCGCCCGTCACGATGCCGCGGTGGCGGTGCAGGCAGGGTGGAACGCACTGGCCCGCGTGCCGTCGACGACCCGGACCGTCCCGCAGCTCACCGCCCTCGCGGGACTGCTGGCCCGAGCCGAAACCCTGGCTGCCACAACACGACCCAGTGGCCGCCCCGACACACTCCACCCCGCGGTGGACGGAACGGTTGCGGACCGAAACTCCGATGCGGGCCGTCCCACCGCGAGAGATGGTCTGCCCGTGCGCCCGGACGGCATGGCGCCGGGGCGCGATCGCATCGCCGACTCACCGCACGGCCTGGTCGCGGCGCCGGATCCCGCCGAGACCGCGGCGGGCGCCGAAAGTCTCGAGCGATACGGGCGTGAGTTGCGCCGTGGTCGCCCGGTTCCGCGCATCGCCCGCGTCGCGGCGGAGGAGTCCGAGATCCGCGGCATCGCGCTCGGGCGGCCGAGTACACCGCGAGGAACGGCGGTGCGCCGCGTCCTGCGTTCGTTCCGCCCCGGTGCGGCCGAACTGCCGCTGGCCGCCCGCGTCACCGTCGGATCGGCTGCGGCGGGCTGGATTTCGCTGGCACTGGGCGTCGACCGGCCCTACTGGGCGGTGATGACCGCCGCGGTGCTGATCGTCGCGAACACGGCACTGTCGTGGCAGCGGACCGTACAGCGCGTACTCGGCAATCTGGTCGGCGTCGGGTTGTTCGCGGCGGCCGCGCCGTGGATCCACAGCCCCGTGACCCTGGTGGCGCTGGCCCTGACCTGTCAGGTGGTCGTCGAGGCCACCATCTCCCGGAATTATTGGGTCGCTTCGGTTTTCATCACCCCGATGGCCCTGGCGATGGTCGAGTTCGCCAATCCGCGCCCGGCCGCCGAATTGGGGATGGACCGCTGGCTCGACACCTGTGTGGGCGCGGTGGTCGCGGTGGTGATCTGTTTCGTGATCCCCAATCGCCGGGTCGCCGATCGGGTGGCGACGGCACTGCGCGATCTGGACACGGCCATCGGCGGCGCCCGCCGTGCCGTCGAATCCGGTCGCGGTGACGGATCGGACCGCGCCCGCCTGGCCGCCGCACTGATCGAGGTGCGGACCAGTGCCGACACCGCGGCCGGCGAATGGTGGAGCGGACCACTGCCCGATGAGCGCATCGTCGCCACCGAGCGCGTCGGACATCAGCTACTGGATCGGCTTCCGGTGCGCTCGCTGGCTACGGTGGCCGCATGA
- a CDS encoding TetR/AcrR family transcriptional regulator — protein sequence MSADRGAADTGVDRRRQLLDRLADVIAEEGIEGVSIRTLAGRAGVSIGTVQYYFATKSDLLQRVWEFVRDEVERRSDPESLARMPPRQVLSRLVELLVAPSADDRLARVWLALAARSAHDDEIAQLHRRQWKHMEGLIAEVLAGIAPARADESADAAAELLGLCDGLTISVLTEPERMPPARARRIAYAWTDRWAS from the coding sequence ATGAGCGCTGATCGCGGCGCGGCCGATACGGGTGTGGACCGGCGGCGGCAACTACTCGACCGCCTCGCCGACGTGATCGCCGAGGAGGGGATCGAGGGCGTCAGTATCCGCACCCTCGCCGGACGCGCCGGGGTGTCCATCGGCACCGTGCAGTACTACTTCGCGACGAAAAGCGATCTGCTGCAGCGGGTGTGGGAATTCGTCCGCGACGAGGTGGAGCGCCGATCCGATCCCGAATCGCTGGCGCGGATGCCACCGCGCCAGGTCCTGTCCAGGCTGGTCGAATTGCTGGTGGCGCCGAGCGCGGACGATCGGCTGGCGCGGGTGTGGCTGGCGCTCGCGGCCCGCTCGGCCCACGATGACGAGATCGCGCAGCTGCATCGGCGGCAGTGGAAGCATATGGAGGGGTTGATCGCCGAGGTCCTGGCCGGCATCGCCCCGGCGCGGGCGGACGAATCCGCCGACGCCGCAGCGGAATTGCTGGGGTTGTGCGACGGGCTCACCATCTCGGTGCTCACCGAGCCGGAGCGGATGCCTCCCGCCCGGGCCCGCCGGATCGCGTATGCGTGGACCGATCGCTGGGCCTCCTGA